AGCACGCAGCTGGGGTACTTCCAGGTGATCGCCGAGCCGGTCTCGACCTGCGTCCACGTGACCTTGCTGCGCGCGCCGCGGCACTCGGCGCGCTTGGTCACGAAGTTGTAGATGCCGCCGACGCCGTTCTCGTCGCCCGGGTACCAGTTCTGCACCGTGGAGTACTTGATGTCGGCATCGTCCAGCGCCACCAGCTCAACCACCGCGGCGTGCAGCTGGTTCTCGTCGCGCATCGGTGCGGTGCAGCCTTCCAGGTACGACACCTGGGCGCGCTCCTCGCAGATGATGAGCGTGCGCTCGAACTGGCCGGTGTGGCCGGCGTTGATGCGGAAATAGGTGCTGAGTTCCATCGGGCAGCGCACGCCCTTGGGGATGAACACGAACGAGCCGTCGGAGAACACCGCCGAGTTCAGCGCCGCGAAATAGTTGTCGCCGGTCGGCACCACGGTGCCGAGGTACTGCTTCACCAGCTCCGGGTGGTCCTTGATGGCTTCCGACATGGAGCAGAAGATCACGCCCTTCTCGGCCAGCTCCTTGCGGAACGTGGTGCCCACCGAGACCGAGTCGAACACCGCGTCCACCGCCACGCCGGCCAGCCGGGCGCGCTCGTGCAGCGGCACGCCGAGCTTGTCGTAGGTGTCGAGCAGTTCCTTGGGCACGTCGTCGAGCGAGGCGTACTTCGGGCCCTTGGGCGCGGAGTAGTAGCTGATCGCCTGGAAGTCGATCGGCGCGATGGAGAGCTTGGCCCAGTGCGGCACCGGCATGGTCAGCCAGTGGCGGTAGGCCGCCAGGCGCCATTCGGTCATCCACTCGGGCTCGTCCTTCTTGGCCGAAAGCGCGCGCACGGTGCCCTCGTCCAGCCCGATGGGCAGCGAATCGGACTCGATGTCGGTGATGAAGCCGGCGTCGTAGCGACGGCCGAGCTGTTCGTGGATCTCGCGGTTGGCGAGAACCTCGTCCTGTGGTGCGATCTGGGTGGCCATGGGGGCTGCCTGTGGACTCAGGTCACGGCGAGGCGCGCGGGGATGCGCCTCGACGTGCCGGGTGGGGTGTCGGGGAGGGGCGGGGTGTCGAGCATCTGCGCAAGGCTTACCCCGCGCAGCGCGTCGGCGACCACGTCGTTGATGCGCCGCCAGTTGGCGCGCGCGCCGCACTGGCTGGCGATGCCGCAGCTCGTGTCGTCGAGGCTGCATTCGGTCATCGCCAGCGGACCTTCCATGGCCTCGACGATTGCGATCAGGCTGATGTCGCAGGCCGGGCGCGACAGGCGGTAGCCGCCATGCGCGCCGCGGAAGGCGTCCACCAGGCCGGCCTGCGCCAGCGGTTTCAGCACCTTGCTGACCGTCGGCGGTTCGAGACCCGCCTGCTCGGCCAGCTCGACGGCGCTCAGCACGCGGCCGGGCCGCGCGGCGAGCACGGTGAGCACCACGGTGGCGTAGTCGGTCAGGCGGGTGACGCGGAGCATGGGCGATCCTCAATCAGGACCGAAATTGTACTCTTTGCCCGCGCGCGGTCCAAGCTGGCACGTTCAGCTGCCATGGCAGAACCGCCGCGCTTGCACCACAATGGTTTTTTTGCCGGCGAAGACCAGATGTCGAAGAAGGAAAAAGCCAGCGCCAAGGTCCGCAAGATCGAGGCGCGCGAGTCCGGGATCCACGGCAAGGGCGTGTTCGCCATCGCCCCGATCGCCAAGGGCGAGCGCGTGGTGCGCTACAAGGGCGCGCTGCGCACCCATGACGAGGTCGACAGCGCATACGGCGACCTCGACGAGGACGGCCACACCTTCCTGTTCACGCTCAACGACGAATACGTCATCGACGGCAACGTCGACGGCAACGTGGCGCGCTGGATCAACCACAGCTGCGCGCCCAACTGCGAAGCCGTGATCGAAGAAGACGACCGGGACCGTCGCCACAAGGACAAGGTGCTCATCGAGGCGATGCGCGACATCAAGCCAGGCGAAGAGCTGACCTACAACTACGGCATCGTCCTGGACGAGCGCCATACCGCGAAGCTCAAGAAGCTCTGGGGCTGCCGCTGCGGCGCGCCCGATTGCACCGGGACCATGCTGCAGCCCAAGCGCTGAGGCAGCTGCCCGCGCCCGGCGCCCGGGGTGGCGTCGATGCGCGAAGCGGCCGGAAGGTTTGCATGACTTGTGCCGGTCGGTGGCGGGCACCGATCCGCGTACAAAGCGGGTCGGATGTACCCGCTACGGATTCCGCATGACCCGTTGTCGCCTCGCGCTCCTTTCCCTGCTGTCCGTCATCGCCGCGCCGGCGGCCGCGATCGAGGTCGATGGCCGCATCGATCCTGCCGAATGGGCGGGTGCCCGGCATGTCACCGACTTCCGCAAGGTGCAGCCCCTGTCGGGCGAGCCGGCCTCGCTGGCCACGGAAGCCTGGGTGCTGGCGACCCCGGAGGGGCTGGCCGTGGCCTTCCGCAACCAGCAGCCCGCCTCGGTTCCTCGCACGCGGCAACGCGTCCAGCGCGACTTCGACGAGCAGGTCGACCGGGTCAACCTGATGGTCGATTTCGACGGCGACGGCCGCACCGGCTATGACTTCGTGGTCGCCTCCACCGGAGGCGTCGGCGACTCGGTGATCACCAACCAGAACCAGTTCAATGACGACTGGGACGGCCACTGGCAGCACGCGGTCTCCGAGGACGACGACAGCTGGTCCGTGGAGATGCTGATCCCCTGGTACATCGCGCCGATGCGCAGCGGCGCAGATGGCGTGCGCACGCTCAAGGTCTACCTGGATCGCGTGGTGGGCACCACGGGCGAGCGCGTGGGCTGGCCGGCCGCGAGCTACCAGCGCGCGCGCTTCCTGTCCGACTTCGCCGCGCTGGAGGTGCCGCTGTACAGCCAGTCGCTGCTCGCCGTCACGCCGTTCGTGTCCGGGCTGTACGACAACGTCGGCGGCCACGGCGACGGCAACGCCGGCGTCGACATCTTCTGGAAGCCGAACGGCCAGTTCCAGCTCACCGCCACCATCAAGCCGGATTTCGGCCAGGTCGAGAGCGACGACCTGGTGGTCAACTTCAGCGCCACCGAGACCTTCATCAGCGACAAGCGCCCGTTCTTCACCGAGAACCAGGGCCTGTTCGAATACACCACGCCGTCGGACTACAGCCAGCTGCTGTACACGCGCCGCATCGGCGGCCCGGCGGACGATGGGATGGGGTCCAGCGAGATCGACGCCGCGCTCAAGCTCAACGGCAGCCTGGGCGCCGCGAAATACGGCCTGTTCGCCGCGGAGGAATCGGGAGAGGCCGGGCGCAGCTTCGCCGCGCTGCGGCTGGTGCGCGACTTCAGCAACCAGGACGTCGGCATGATGCTGACCCGCGTGCAGCGGCCGTGGCTGGACCGGGAAGCCACCGTGCTGGGCGTCGACCACAACTGGCGTCCCAGCGCGCGCTGGAACGTGCGCAGCCGCGTCTTCGGCAGCCGCATCGGCCAGCCCGCCGGCGACAGCGAGGACCTTGGCGCCACCGTCTGGGCCGACTACGAGATGGAGCACGGCTGGCGCCAGCAGTGGATCGCCATGCACTTCGGCGACGCGCTGGAGATCAACGACATGGGCTACCTGGCGCGCAACAACCTCAACTACGGCCACTGGCAGGTCTCGCGGCGCTTCACCTCGCTGCCCGGGGAATCGCGCTACGCATCCAAGGACTGGCGCTGGCGCGCGAGCTCCACCTTCAACGACCACGGCCAGCGCCTGAGCCACCAGTTCCGCATGAGCCGCGACAGCCAGCTGCGCGATGGCAGCTCCGAATACGCACAGGTGAACGTCAACAGCGCCGGCATGGACGACCGCCTGACCCGCGGCAACGGCGTGCTCCGCCTGCCGCCGAATTTCAGCGCGTACTTCGAGTACGGACGCCCGCGCAAGGGGCGCTGGGCGTACGAGATGGACGCCGAAGTCTTCAGCCACGGCCTGGCGGGCAACGACCGGCTCGGCTATGCACTGAGCGTCGAGCCGTCCTGGTTCGCCAGTGATGCGCTGCGGCTGCACGCCGGTGGCTCGGCCATCCATCGGCCGGACTGGCTGTTGTGGCAGGGCGGCAACCTGGTTGGCGGGTTCGACGGGCGCGAGCTCGCCTTCAACGCAGGCCTGGACTGGTCGATCGGCGCGCGCCAGGAACTGCGGGTGAAGCTGCAGGCGCTGGCCATCGACGCGCGGCTTCGGCAGGCCTGGCGCGTGGAGCAGTCGGGCCGCGCCGTGCCGGTGGATGACCCGGTGGACGACTTCAGTGTGCGAACGCTGGGGTTCCAGGTCCGCTACCGTTACGAGCTGGCGCCGCTGTCGTATCTCTATGTCGTGTATGCGCGCGGCGGCTACCTCGAGGAACCGTTCGCGGAGACGCCGCTGCGGGGCCTGCGCGACAGCTTCGACCTGCGCGACGACGAACAGCTGCTGGTCAAACTGAGCTACCGCTTCGAACTGTGAGGCCGCTCAGGGCTGGTATTCGCGCAGCTCCGCCGCGGTGATGCGCCATGCGCCGCTGCCGTCGGCCGTGGCGCGCCGGAGGACGTAGGCGCCGACGTAGCGCTGCTCGCTGCCGTCGGCCCGGGTGGTGGTGACCGAGACCGGCACTTCGACCAGGCGCGCGCCGGCTGCGCCGCTCACCACGCCCGGCTCACCCGGCTGCACCACCGTCCGCGTACCGCTGAAACCCGCCGCGAACTGTTCCGGCGTCTGGCCGCTGCTGCGGCCGCCGTCCGACCACATCGCGTAGGCGCGCGCGTGATCGCCTCGCGCGATCGCGGCGTAGTAGTCGCGGACCAAGGCGACGGCGTCGGCGGCTGCCGGTTCGAGCGCTGACATCACGGGCGTTACTGGCGTCACTGGCGTCACTGTCGGAGCCGTCGCTGTCGTCGCGGTCGTCGCCGACAGGTCGACCACGCCGATCAGGCCGGTCTCGGGGTTGTCCTCGAGTGGCGGCAGGCCGCCATCGCCGGGCATGGCGCCGGGGATCGGCACGACCATGGCGATCCCGTCCGAGGCCGCCGGGCGCAGGCCGCCCAGCGGCACGTTTCCGGGACCGGGTGCGTCGGGCATGCCGGTGACCGAGCCACCGGACTGCGCGGGTGTGGGCAGCGCTGCGAGGTCTTCGTCCGTGGACCCACGGGTGGGCGCAGCGTCGTTGTCATCGCCGCAGGCGGCGAGGGCCAACACGAGGAGGCAGGAAAGCAGGCGGAAACCGGTCATGGCGGAGGCGGAGGGGGCGGGCGACGCACGACCATACGCAGCGGCGATGAACGTGCCGTCAGCATGCTTCACGGCGGATCGGTGAGCACGCGGCGGTGTGGCTGCAGCCACGCCAGCAGCATGCCGAGCAGCACCATGGCGACGAGGTCCAGCGCCACCTGGCGCAGCATCAGCGACATCGGCAGCGGCTGTGCGACGAAGGCGAAGATGTGCCAGGGCACGTACGACACCAGCGCGATCGCGAGCCCGAAGCGCGCGCCGCGGCCAAGGTCGACGCCGTCGCTGGCCGGCATGCGCCGGTACAGCCAGGTCATCGACAGGCCGAGCAGCAGGTAGGCGGGCAGGATCCACACCGCCTGCGCATTCGCCTGTTCCTGGGTGCGGTACAGCGGGGCCAGCGCCTGGTAGTCGGCGCGCAGCAGCAGCCCGTGCACGGCGAAGCCGAGGATGAGCCCGGCCGCGGCCACCACGATCCCGCAGATCAAGAAGCGCTTGTCCATGCCGTCGCTACGTCCTTCCGCGCGGTGACGCCGCGCGACACGCGAAGCCTAGCGCCGCGCCGTCGCGGCGTCGATCATCGCGCCGCGGCGTCCGCCTGCTTCCCGTCTTCGCCCGCGCGCAGCATGGGCAGCGGGTCGATCGCCCCTTCGCTGTCGTACACGCCGTAATGGAGGTGCGGCGGCGTGCCGAGCGCGTTGCCGGTATCGCCGACACGGCCAAGCACGCTGCCCTCGACCAGAATGTCGCCTTCGGCAAGGCCAGGCGCCCAGTCCTCGAGGTGCGCGTAATAGTGGCGTTGGCGAGCCGGGCCGAGCACCCAGACCTGGCGGCCGCCAAGTCCGCCTTCGCGCACCGATGCCACGATGCCGCGCGTGGCGCTGCTCACCGCAGTGCCGCGTGGCGCGAAGATGTCCACCCCGGCGTGCGTGCGGTCGCTGCCGCGTGGCGCGCCGAAGGTATCCGCGACCCGCGCGGCGCGCACGCCTGCGACCGGCATGGCCAGCACCTCGGGCGCCGGCATGCGCGACAGCTCCCACAGCGTTCGCGGCTTTGCCATGAACGGCTGTTGCCACGACCAGTGCGCCACGGCCGCCAGCGCCGCCAGCACGAACAGCCAGGCGGCGAGGCGACCCAGCGCGCGCATGCTCAGGCGCGTTCGAGTTCGCTTGCCAGGCGCTGGCGCAGTTCGTCGTCGAGCTTCAGCTGCCGCGCGAGTTCATCGAGGTAGGCGCGCTCCATGAAGTTCTGCTCGTCGACCGCCATCAGGCTGGCGAGGTACATCTCCGACGCGATCTCCGGCGTGGTGGCCGCGCGCGCGACCTCGGCGGGATCGAGCGGCTTGGCGAGCTCGGCGTGCAGCCACTCTTGCACCTCGGTGCCGGGGTTGAGGCGTGCGAATTCGCCTTCGATCACGCCGCGCTCGCGTTCGTCGATGTGGCCGTCGGCCTTGGCCGCGCCCACCAGCGCACGCAGGATCGCCTCGCTGTGCACGGCCGCCTGCGCTGGCGGCAGGCGGTCGACGGTCTGCGGCGCCGGCTGTCCCGGGCCCTGCTGCGCCTTGTAATCGCCATAGGCCTTGTAGGCCATCACGCCGACGGCGGCGAGTCCGCCGTAGGTGGCGAGCTTGCGCGTGGACTTGTTCTTGCCGAGCAGCAGGCCGAGCGCACCACCGGTGATGGCGCCCTTGCCGAAGTCGGCATTGAGCAGGCTGCGGGCCGACGACTGGCCACCGGTGGCCGGTGAGCCGCTGGATTCGGACTTGAGGAGATGTTCGAGGAAGCCTTGCAGGTTCATTGGTCGTTCCCTGGATCGTGCATGTCGTTGGATGCCGGCACGTCGCCGGCACTGCGCCGAGGATGCGCGACAGGTCGTTGCGAAAATGTTGCCGGCCCGGAAACGACTCGGGACGGCGAATGCCGTCCCGAGCAGGTACCACGATGGCGCGTGCCGGTCAGGCAGCGGCGTCCTTCAGCTTCTTCAGCGGGCGCACCTTGACCTTGATCGAGGCGGGCTTTGCAGCGAACCACTGCTCTTCCTTGGTGAAGGGGTTGATGCCCTTGCGCTTCGGCTTGGCAGCAACCTTGACGGAGGTGATCTTCAGCAGGCCAGGCAGGGTGAATGCACCCGCGCCCTTCTTGCTGACCGACGCGTGCACCGCGCCTTCGAGGGCGCCCATGACTGCGCGCACGTCCTTCGCCGCAACACCGGTCGCCTCGGCGATGTGTGCGACGAGGCCCGACTTGGTCAGGGCTTCCTTGATCGGCTTCGGAGCGGCGGCCGGCTTCGCAGCGGCCTTCTTCGGGGCGGCCTTCGTCACCGCCTTGGTAGCTTTCTTCGCCATGTGTGTGTGATTCCGTTGTTCGTAGATGGGTTGTCGGGCCGACCCCGTCGGCAAACGCAATGTAGGGCATGCCCGGGGCCGCGCCAAGTGGAAAGCACGGGGAATCCGGCTTTTTTTCGCGACCGGCATGCGCCGCGAAGCTCAGTCGTCCTCCTGGCGGGGCTTCCATGCCGTCGCCAGGGTGTGCTGCAGCTGCGCGGGAACCGGCTCGTAATGGCTGAAATCAAGCGAATACCGGCCGCGCCCGGCGGTCGCCGACTTGAGCTCCGGTGCATAGCCCTCGAGCTCGGACTGCGGCAGTTGCGCCTTGACCACGATGTCGCCGCCGCGTGCGCTGTCGGTGCCCAGGATGCGCGCACGCCGGCTTGCGAGGCCTCCGCTCACGTCACCCATGCAGTCCTCCGGCGCCACCACCACCAGGTCGACGATGGGCTCGAGGACCTGCGGCGCGGCCTTCGACACGGCATCGAGGAAGGCCTTCCTGCCGGCGGTGACGAAGGCGACCTCCTTGCTGTCCACCGGATGGTGCTTGCCGTCATGCACGATCACGCGCACGTCCTGGATCGGGTAGCCCGCGATGGCGCCGGTACCCAATGCCTGGCGCACGCCCTTCTCGACCGCGGGCAGGAACTGGCCGGGGATGGTGCCGCCCTTCACCGCGTCCACGAACTCGAAGCCGGTGCCGCGTGGCAGCGGTTCCACGCGCAGGAACACCTCGCCGAACTGGCCCGCGCCACCGGTCTGCTTCTTGTGGCGGTGGTGGCCTTCAGCCGCCGCGGCGATCGTTTCGCGATAGGCGATGCGCGGCGGCCGGCTCGTGACCTCCACGCCGTGGCGCTCACGCAGGCGCTCGAGGTGGACGCGCAGGTGCAGTTCCGACAGGCCGCGCACCACGGTCTCGCCGGTCTCGGCATCGTGCTCGACCTGGAAGCACGGATCCTCTTCCGACAGCTTGTGCAGGGCGGTGGCGAGCTTCTGCTCCTGGCCCTTGCTCGCCGCCTCCACCGCAAGCCCGAACATCGGCTTCGGGTAGGCCATCGGCGCCAGGTGCAGGGTGTCCTCGTCGTGGCTGTCGTGCAGCACGGCATCGAAATGCAGCGCGTCGATCTTGGCCACCGCGGCGATGTCCCCCGGCACCGCCTGCTCGATCTCCATGTGGTCCTTGCCGAAGATGCGGAACAGATGCGCGACCTTGAACGGCTTGCGGCCGTCGTCGACGAACAGCTGGCCGTCGCGGCGCACCGTGCCCTGGTGGACGCGGAAAATGCCGAGCTTGCCGACGAAGGGATCGTTGATGATCTTGAAGACATCGGCGATCACGTGCGCGTCCGGATCGGGCGTCGAGGTCACCGGCGTGGATGCCTCGCCGATGCCGCGCTGGAACGGCGGTGGATTGGCTTCGCCGGGGTGCGGGAACAGCGTGGCGATGACATCGAGCAGTTCGGCGATGCCCACGCCGGTGCGCGCGGACACGAAGCACACCGGCACCAGGTGCCCCTCGCGCAGGCTCTGTTCGAACGCGGCGTGCAGCTCGGCGCCACTCAGGCCGGCCTCGCCGCGGTCGAGGTAATGGTCCATCACCGACTCATCGACCTCGACCACCTGGTCGAGGATGCGCCGGTGCCAGTCGGCCACGGGGCCGACATCGCTGTCGCCACCGTCGCCGGCGAAGCAGTCGACGACGCGGCGGCCGCCGTCGGCAGGCAGGTTCACCGGCAGCACCTCCGGTCCGAAGGCGTCGCGCAGCTCGTCCAGCAGCCGCGCGCAGTCGGCCGCTTCGTGGTCGATGCGGTTGACCACGATCGCGCGGCACAGGCCGCGTTCGCCGGCGTGCGCCATGATCCGGTGCGTGCCGTGGCCGATGCCGGCATCGGCATCCACCACCACCGCCACGGTTTCGACCGCCGACAGCGCCGACAGCGTCGCGCCGCGGAAATCGGGATAGCCGGGGGTGTCCAGCAGGTTGACGTGCACGCGCGCGGCGCCGTCCACGGCGTGGTCGAGGCTGGCGATCGCGGCGTCTATCGAGTGCGCGCGCTGGCGCTCCAGCGGGTCGGTGTCGGACACGGTGCTGCCGCGTTCGATCGTGCCTGCCGCCTGGATCGCGCCGCCGGCATGCAGCAGGGCTTCGAAGAGCGTGGTCTTGCCGGCGCCAGGGTGGCCCGCCAGGGCCACGTTGCGGATCTGCGGGGTGCTGTAGGACATGAGTCCGTTCTCCCAGGGTCGGGTTGAAGGGACGTCATGGCTGTCCGTCGCGTATCGCGACCGGGCCTGCATGCGGCGGGCGGTCATGGCGGACTGGAACAGTAGCGCGGCCCGCGCCGGGCCGTCGCGTTGCGACGCAGCATGGGCGCGGCCACGCAGGCGTAACAGCCACGGCGCTAGCCTGCTGGGCCGCGTGCACACCGATGCATGCACACACTGGAGCAGGCGATATGGGTATTTCGCGCAAGGCGACCGCACACTGGTCGGGCGACCTCAAGAGCGGCCGCGGCACCATCAGCACGCCGGCGAGTGGTCTCATGGATGGCACCCGCTACGGCTTCAACACCCGGTTCGGCGACGAGAAGGGCACCAACCCGGAGGAGCTGATCGCCGCCGCGCACGCCGGCTGCTTCACCATGGCACTGGCCAATGCGCTGGCCGAAGCCGGGCATGTCGCCGAGTCCGTCGACAGCCGCGCCGAGGTCGACCTGTCGATGGAAGGCGGACCCACGCTGAGTGCGATCCGCTTGTTCACCAAGGCCAAGGTGCCGGGCATCGAGGCGGCGAAGTTCCGTGCGATCGCCGATGACGCCAAGCAGAACTGCCCGGTATCGAAGGCGCTGAGCGCCGTGCCGATCACGCTGGAAGCCGAACTGCTGGATTGATGCCGGGGGCCGTCGGCATCCAGGCTGTCGGCCGGCTAAACCCCGCGCGCGTGGCCGCTTGCGGGGGCTCCGGGTTCAGCAAGCCGTCAACGGTAACGCACTAGCGTTGCACCCATGCGCCAATCCTGGCGTGGGAGCCTGCCATGCGTCGTTCCGCCGCCACTGTCCTCGCCGTCGCCCTGGCCGTCGCCTCCGGCGCCGCATCCGCGCAGTCGCTCGGCTACAACCCTGGATATCCGCAGGCCGACCGCTACGGCCAGGAGCAGGACGCCTATTACGACGAGGCCCGCGTGCTGCGCGTCGACCCGGTGTTCGACAACGCCCGCGGCTACCCCACCTCGGAACAGCAGCGTTGCTACAGCCGCGACGACTACTACGCCGGCGATTACGCCGGTGATGGCTACGGCTATGGCGACCGTTAC
This Luteimonas sp. MC1572 DNA region includes the following protein-coding sequences:
- a CDS encoding tellurite resistance TerB family protein, which gives rise to MNLQGFLEHLLKSESSGSPATGGQSSARSLLNADFGKGAITGGALGLLLGKNKSTRKLATYGGLAAVGVMAYKAYGDYKAQQGPGQPAPQTVDRLPPAQAAVHSEAILRALVGAAKADGHIDERERGVIEGEFARLNPGTEVQEWLHAELAKPLDPAEVARAATTPEIASEMYLASLMAVDEQNFMERAYLDELARQLKLDDELRQRLASELERA
- a CDS encoding DUF5916 domain-containing protein, whose product is MTRCRLALLSLLSVIAAPAAAIEVDGRIDPAEWAGARHVTDFRKVQPLSGEPASLATEAWVLATPEGLAVAFRNQQPASVPRTRQRVQRDFDEQVDRVNLMVDFDGDGRTGYDFVVASTGGVGDSVITNQNQFNDDWDGHWQHAVSEDDDSWSVEMLIPWYIAPMRSGADGVRTLKVYLDRVVGTTGERVGWPAASYQRARFLSDFAALEVPLYSQSLLAVTPFVSGLYDNVGGHGDGNAGVDIFWKPNGQFQLTATIKPDFGQVESDDLVVNFSATETFISDKRPFFTENQGLFEYTTPSDYSQLLYTRRIGGPADDGMGSSEIDAALKLNGSLGAAKYGLFAAEESGEAGRSFAALRLVRDFSNQDVGMMLTRVQRPWLDREATVLGVDHNWRPSARWNVRSRVFGSRIGQPAGDSEDLGATVWADYEMEHGWRQQWIAMHFGDALEINDMGYLARNNLNYGHWQVSRRFTSLPGESRYASKDWRWRASSTFNDHGQRLSHQFRMSRDSQLRDGSSEYAQVNVNSAGMDDRLTRGNGVLRLPPNFSAYFEYGRPRKGRWAYEMDAEVFSHGLAGNDRLGYALSVEPSWFASDALRLHAGGSAIHRPDWLLWQGGNLVGGFDGRELAFNAGLDWSIGARQELRVKLQALAIDARLRQAWRVEQSGRAVPVDDPVDDFSVRTLGFQVRYRYELAPLSYLYVVYARGGYLEEPFAETPLRGLRDSFDLRDDEQLLVKLSYRFEL
- a CDS encoding M23 family metallopeptidase, which translates into the protein MRALGRLAAWLFVLAALAAVAHWSWQQPFMAKPRTLWELSRMPAPEVLAMPVAGVRAARVADTFGAPRGSDRTHAGVDIFAPRGTAVSSATRGIVASVREGGLGGRQVWVLGPARQRHYYAHLEDWAPGLAEGDILVEGSVLGRVGDTGNALGTPPHLHYGVYDSEGAIDPLPMLRAGEDGKQADAAAR
- a CDS encoding nuclear transport factor 2 family protein, producing MTGFRLLSCLLVLALAACGDDNDAAPTRGSTDEDLAALPTPAQSGGSVTGMPDAPGPGNVPLGGLRPAASDGIAMVVPIPGAMPGDGGLPPLEDNPETGLIGVVDLSATTATTATAPTVTPVTPVTPVMSALEPAAADAVALVRDYYAAIARGDHARAYAMWSDGGRSSGQTPEQFAAGFSGTRTVVQPGEPGVVSGAAGARLVEVPVSVTTTRADGSEQRYVGAYVLRRATADGSGAWRITAAELREYQP
- the sufB gene encoding Fe-S cluster assembly protein SufB, with product MATQIAPQDEVLANREIHEQLGRRYDAGFITDIESDSLPIGLDEGTVRALSAKKDEPEWMTEWRLAAYRHWLTMPVPHWAKLSIAPIDFQAISYYSAPKGPKYASLDDVPKELLDTYDKLGVPLHERARLAGVAVDAVFDSVSVGTTFRKELAEKGVIFCSMSEAIKDHPELVKQYLGTVVPTGDNYFAALNSAVFSDGSFVFIPKGVRCPMELSTYFRINAGHTGQFERTLIICEERAQVSYLEGCTAPMRDENQLHAAVVELVALDDADIKYSTVQNWYPGDENGVGGIYNFVTKRAECRGARSKVTWTQVETGSAITWKYPSCVLLGDDSVGEFHSVALTHHRQQADTGTKMIHVGKRTKSTIVSKGISAGHGQNTYRGLVKIAAGADGARNHTQCDSLLIGKTCGAHTFPYIEVKNPGATVEHEATTSKISDDQMFYCRSRGISEEDAVSLIVDGFCKQVFKELPMEFAVEAKKLLEVSLEGSVG
- a CDS encoding OsmC family protein, whose protein sequence is MGISRKATAHWSGDLKSGRGTISTPASGLMDGTRYGFNTRFGDEKGTNPEELIAAAHAGCFTMALANALAEAGHVAESVDSRAEVDLSMEGGPTLSAIRLFTKAKVPGIEAAKFRAIADDAKQNCPVSKALSAVPITLEAELLD
- the fusA gene encoding elongation factor G; amino-acid sequence: MSYSTPQIRNVALAGHPGAGKTTLFEALLHAGGAIQAAGTIERGSTVSDTDPLERQRAHSIDAAIASLDHAVDGAARVHVNLLDTPGYPDFRGATLSALSAVETVAVVVDADAGIGHGTHRIMAHAGERGLCRAIVVNRIDHEAADCARLLDELRDAFGPEVLPVNLPADGGRRVVDCFAGDGGDSDVGPVADWHRRILDQVVEVDESVMDHYLDRGEAGLSGAELHAAFEQSLREGHLVPVCFVSARTGVGIAELLDVIATLFPHPGEANPPPFQRGIGEASTPVTSTPDPDAHVIADVFKIINDPFVGKLGIFRVHQGTVRRDGQLFVDDGRKPFKVAHLFRIFGKDHMEIEQAVPGDIAAVAKIDALHFDAVLHDSHDEDTLHLAPMAYPKPMFGLAVEAASKGQEQKLATALHKLSEEDPCFQVEHDAETGETVVRGLSELHLRVHLERLRERHGVEVTSRPPRIAYRETIAAAAEGHHRHKKQTGGAGQFGEVFLRVEPLPRGTGFEFVDAVKGGTIPGQFLPAVEKGVRQALGTGAIAGYPIQDVRVIVHDGKHHPVDSKEVAFVTAGRKAFLDAVSKAAPQVLEPIVDLVVVAPEDCMGDVSGGLASRRARILGTDSARGGDIVVKAQLPQSELEGYAPELKSATAGRGRYSLDFSHYEPVPAQLQHTLATAWKPRQEDD
- a CDS encoding SET domain-containing protein-lysine N-methyltransferase, with protein sequence MSKKEKASAKVRKIEARESGIHGKGVFAIAPIAKGERVVRYKGALRTHDEVDSAYGDLDEDGHTFLFTLNDEYVIDGNVDGNVARWINHSCAPNCEAVIEEDDRDRRHKDKVLIEAMRDIKPGEELTYNYGIVLDERHTAKLKKLWGCRCGAPDCTGTMLQPKR
- a CDS encoding SUF system Fe-S cluster assembly regulator, which translates into the protein MLRVTRLTDYATVVLTVLAARPGRVLSAVELAEQAGLEPPTVSKVLKPLAQAGLVDAFRGAHGGYRLSRPACDISLIAIVEAMEGPLAMTECSLDDTSCGIASQCGARANWRRINDVVADALRGVSLAQMLDTPPLPDTPPGTSRRIPARLAVT
- a CDS encoding HU family DNA-binding protein; translated protein: MAKKATKAVTKAAPKKAAAKPAAAPKPIKEALTKSGLVAHIAEATGVAAKDVRAVMGALEGAVHASVSKKGAGAFTLPGLLKITSVKVAAKPKRKGINPFTKEEQWFAAKPASIKVKVRPLKKLKDAAA